In Nematostella vectensis chromosome 2, jaNemVect1.1, whole genome shotgun sequence, one genomic interval encodes:
- the LOC5515511 gene encoding integral membrane protein GPR155 has protein sequence MGDFSNRGGMLEPTKSGPTTSPSTAATNINNLFPALVECFVIIILGYGSGRMGFVSSTQSKGIGWFVSHIALPALLFKSMVVLDFQAVNWRFLAAILLAKGTVFASVAMFTVLVTRSNKYGKAGIFAIFATQSNDFALGYPLLKALYQHSMPEYLQYIYLLAPVSLVCLNPIGFVLLELGRNKKMQQSKSHLVFATIKGVLTNPIVVMTFIGILGNFILKQEVPSLFVGLLDVLGQSFFASALFFLGLKMVGNMKKQLGYGLIVPFLLIFAKMLLLPLLAREFVQVLHVSNVRNGTDSWSMFGFLYGTFPTAPTVVIFASKYGVETDVMASSMVIGTFLSAPLMYISARMAAMKYTHQVSSAYYKLLNNTVSDASSVGLPCGVWVILMFVLGRRYGVFPHKFTLYLVISQVVLCISVLLAEINSTNEYWHMIVFLLHTTALQCCKCWVAVVAVCLCVVRCGFEMKRFVLPSLYASGLGLPVLLGGIKLCFVKLEQLSNEPRPYLYFLQQQISILTFDTVVVMLCAVVVIGSLVKLQRCDKFCKCSKKQSDIEDRCYRCQEKASAGKNQENPINCAVDAGCCIANLPQDSVADIESLDETMSLLSERVSHKEYSSIEDKESLLNGVTRGLTQKDSETSVTSLGSSLRLTLLEQALSREETYEGDKHQLGGHVVMLLIFLISMCLTIFLNLWCLLGESRESGIYIALRELDTILTFGQSFIVFACFGLEKQLIIIPFVKRWRRFWYGAEDLALPPPGELDPDVIHLCEQFRKHHKLKCRRALVSDKRYRLRTYKNVFRGDQMVDWLLDCGLVEDRPAAVHYGNSLLLGRIIEHVTKEHAFYDRPYFYKFVKDHI, from the exons ATGGGCGACTTCAGCAATAGAGGGGGGATGCTGGAGCCAACCAAAAGTGGACCCACGACCTCGCCGAGTACTGCTGCTACAAATATCAACAACCTTTTCCCGGCGTTAGTTGAGTGCTTTGTGATTATCATTCTTGGCTATGGCAGTGGCAGGATGGGTTTTGTGTCTTCGACACAGAGTAAAGGTATAGGCTGGTTTGTTTCCCACATTGCTTTACCGGCTTTGTTATTCAAGTCAATGGTCGTTCTGGACTTCCAAGCCGTGAACTGGCGTTTCCTGGCAGCCATATTACTTGCCAAAGGAACTGTCTTCGCTTCTGTTGCTATGTTTACTGTGCTGGTCACAAGAAGTAACAAGTATGGAAAAGCTGGGATATTTGCAATATTTGCTACACAATCAAATGATTTTGCACTTGGGTACCCTTTAT TGAAGGCATTATATCAACACTCCATGCCTGAATATCTTCAGTACATCTACCTACTGGCTCCAGTCTCACTGGTCTGTTTAAACCCCATTGGCTTTGTCCTATTAGAACTTGGCCGAAATAAGAAAATGCAGCAAAGTAAATCTCATCTTGTCTTTGCAACAATAAAGGGGGTCCTGACAAACCCTATTGTAGTCATGACATTTATTGGTATACTTGGCAACTTTATTCTAAAGCAGGAAGTACCCTCATTGTTTGTTGGATTACTGGATGTCCTAGGGCAATCATTCTTTGCCTCAGCCCTGTTTTTTCTTGGACTTAAAATGGTTGGAAACATGAAGAAGCAGCTAGGCTATGGACTGATAGTACCCTTTCTATTGATCTTTGCAAAAAT GCTTCTACTTCCCCTACTTGCACGAGAGTTTGTGCAGGTTTTGCATGTCAGCAATGTGAGAAATGGAACAGACTCCTGGAGCATGTTTGGATTCTTGTATGGAACGTTTCCAACAGCACCCACTGTCGTCATCTTTGCCTCTAAATATGGAGTGGAGACCGATGTG ATGGCTAGCAGTATGGTTATTGGCACATTCCTGTCAGCTCCATTGATGTACATTTCTGCACGCATGGCTGCCATGAAGTATACTCACCAAGTGTCTAGTGCCTACTACAAGCTGCTAAACAACACAGTCTCTGATGCTAGCAGTGTTGGCCTACCATGTGGG GTCTGGGTAATACTCATGTTTGTACTGGGTAGACGTTATGGAGTGTTTCCGCACAAGTTTACGCTGTACCTAGTCATTTCACAG GTAGTGTTGTGTATATCTGTTCTCTTGGCTGAGATCAACTCTACAAATGAATACTGGCACATGATCGTGTTTTTGCTACACACCACAGCACTCCAGTGCTGCAAATGCTGGGTGGCAGTTGTTGCGGTCTGTCTGTGTGTTGTTCGTTGCGGATTTGAGATGAAACGCTTTGTTCTACCAAGTCTCTATGCCTCTGGGTTAGG TCTCCCAGTTTTACTAGGAGGGATAAAACTGTGTTTTGTGAAATTGGAACAGCTATCAAATGAACCCCGCCCATATCTTTACTTTCTCCAACAGCAG ATAAGCATATTGACTTTTGACACAGTGGTAGTGATGCTTTgtgctgttgttgtcattgGTTCATTGGTTAAACTGCAACGCTGTGACAAGTTCTGCAAGTGCAGCAAAAAACAGTCAGATATTGAGGATAG ATGCTATCGTTGTCAGGAAAAGGCTTCAGCAGGCAAAAACCAAGAAAATCCAATAAACTGTGCAGTAGATGCTGGCTGTTGCATCGCTAACCTGCCCCAGGACAGTGTAGCAGACATAGAAAGCCTGGATGAGACCATGAGTCTACTGAGTGAACGGGTCTCCCACAAGGAATACTCCTCCATAGAGGACAAAGAGAGCTTATTGAATGGCGTGACACGTGGCCTTACTCAGAAAGATAGTGAGACAAGCGTGACTAGCCTTGGTTCATCATTAAGGCTGACATTGCTGGAGCAAGCTTTGAGTCGTGAGGAGACTTATGAAGGAGATAAGCACCAGTTGGGCGGGCATGTCGtcatgcttttgattttcctCATCTCCATGTGTCTG ACTATCTTTCTAAACTTGTGGTGTCTACTGGGTGAGTCCAGAGAGTCAGGAATTTACATTGCACTGAGAGAACTGGATACCATCCTGACATTTGGACAG agttttattgtgtttgccTGTTTTGGTCTGGAGAAACAGCTGATCATTATTCCCTTTGTTAAAAG GTGGAGACGGTTCTGGTATGGTGCTGAGGATTTGGCATTACCGCCTCCAGGTGAGCTGGACCCAGATGTTATACATCTGTGTGAACAGTTCAGGAAACATCACAAGCTCAAGTGCAGAAGGGCACTGGTTAGCGACAAAAG GTATCGCCTTCGCACATACAAGAATGTGTTCCGCGGGGATCAGATGGTGGACTGGTTACTCGATTGTGGATTGGTTGAAGATCGCCCGGCCGCGGTGCATTACGGTAACAGTCTACTGCTGGGCCGCATAATCGAACACGTGACCAAGGAACACGCTTTCTACGACAGACCTTACTTTTACAAGTTCGTTAAAGATCatatttaa
- the LOC5515498 gene encoding biogenesis of lysosome-related organelles complex 1 subunit 1: MLSRAVKEHNQKQAVAKEKQERLRREAAVEASKLTYRLMDTVNSGVEQAYINQRKLETEAKQLQTQANTFAKQSVLWLQMVESFNQALKELGDVENWSRVIEADMTSIASALEYAYKGDVPNTS; this comes from the exons ATGCTTTCGCGTGCTGTTAAGGAACACAACCAAAAGCAAGCCGTGGCCAAGGAGAAGCAAG AGCGCTTGAGGAGAGAGGCTGCCGTTGAAGCTTCCAAGCTCACTTATCGGTTAATGGACACGGTCAATTCAGG GGTCGAACAAGCATatataaatcaaagaaaattagAGACAGAAGCCAAACAGCTTCAAACCCAAGCCA ATACCTTTGCGAAACAATCTGTGCTATGGCTTCAGATGGTCGAGAGTTTTAACCAGGCACTCAAG GAACTAGGCGATGTGGAAAACTGGTCCAGAGTTATAGAGGCTGACATGACCTCTATTGCAAGCGCCCTGGAGTATGCATACAAAG GTGATGTCCCCAATACAAGCTGA
- the LOC5515503 gene encoding transmembrane protein 198, with amino-acid sequence MERIYTKSLLVMSCFLVMVSAQNISRSPPGNDTHANKNKQCAEFEVFVLNGTLNIPYTVTCCLSIVFGFYFVLVGYRCFKVSLFLLGFIFATLVTFVIINNHTTLPIWGLIAVSLAVGLFCGLLTTFVTYCGLFLGGFAFGFFIALAGFFVVEFFYHITIKWIPFGILLGLSLLLGLLTLRFQKPLFIMATSMVGGVLLCGGIDYFMEGYLLLEYTWHRIVAGHQLIDHCWITWVILGIWPLFFVAGIIVQFAKTGRRYNHRAGKNSVSLQGEDKAMKRYRSLQMNGDVVAKNYYQAEEARGTSV; translated from the exons ATGGAAAGAATTTATACAAAG TCTCTTTTAGTGATGTCATGTTTCCTGGTCATGGTATCAGCACAGAACATTTCAAGATCTCCGCCAGGGAATGATACAcatgcaaataaaaataagcagTGTGCAGAATTTGAGGTTTTTGTTCTTAATGGCACTTTAAACATCCCCTACACTGTGACGTGCTGCCTGTCCATTGTCTTTGGTTTCTATTTTGTTCTTGTTG GTTACAGATGCTTTAAAGTCAGCTTGTTTCTCCTTGGCTTCATATTTGCAACCCTAGTCACctttgtcatcatcaacaatcaCACCACACTACCCATCTGGGGCCTCATCGCAGTATCACTTGCTGTCGGACTCTTTTGTGGGCTTCTCACTACTTTTGTCACATACTGTGGGCTGTTCCTGGGAGGATTTGCATTTGGGTTTTTCATAGCACTTGCAGGGTTCTTTGTTGTAGAGTTTTTCTACCACATAACCATCAAGTGGATACCTTTTGGCATACTTCTTGGCTTAAGCCTTCTACTTGGACTCCTTACCCTCAGATTCCAAAAGCCCTTGTTTATCATGGCGACGTCCATGGTGGGCGGGGTCTTGTTGTGTGGAGGAATAGACTACTTCATGGAGGGGTACCTGCTGTTGGAGTACACATGGCATAGGATTGTGGCTGGTCACCAGCTTATTGATCACTGCTGGATTACTTGGGTGATTCTTGGGATATGGCCCTTGTTTTTTGTAGCTGGAATCATTGTTCAATTTGCTAAAACAGGAAGGAGATATAATCACAGGGCAG gaaaaaaTTCAGTTTCCCTCCAAGGGGAGGACAAGGCTATGAAGAGATACAGAAGTCTGCAAATGAATGGTGATGTGGTTGCAAAG AACTACTATCAAGCAGAAGAAGCCAGGGGCACTTCAGTATGA